A window from Spiroplasma endosymbiont of Aspidapion aeneum encodes these proteins:
- a CDS encoding Panacea domain-containing protein, whose product MLSKEKYIKLILNELAYNREKNKHPLTQLTIHKVIYLVYAYFLAKNIELADIEFEAWLYGPVIRELWEKYKSFGSSNINIIYIKELDASYDNLDKNIMNTIKKICFLLTKMEIFEIVNVIHEQSPWKLIFKPMQNKKITKKDIINYYKKYDSEIIIYLDNFIMN is encoded by the coding sequence ATGCTGAGCAAAGAAAAATACATTAAGCTAATATTAAATGAATTAGCCTATAATAGAGAAAAAAATAAACACCCGTTAACGCAATTAACAATTCATAAAGTTATTTATTTGGTTTACGCTTATTTCTTAGCAAAGAATATAGAATTGGCAGATATTGAATTTGAGGCGTGATTATATGGACCGGTTATTAGGGAGTTGTGAGAAAAATACAAATCTTTTGGTTCATCAAATATTAATATTATATATATTAAAGAACTTGATGCTTCTTATGATAATCTTGACAAAAATATAATGAATACTATAAAAAAAATATGTTTCTTATTAACAAAAATGGAAATTTTTGAAATAGTTAATGTAATACATGAACAAAGTCCGTGAAAATTAATTTTTAAGCCAATGCAGAATAAAAAGATAACAAAAAAAGATATTATCAATTACTACAAAAAATATGATAGTGAAATAATTATATATTTAGATAATTTCATTATGAATTAA
- a CDS encoding deoxynucleoside kinase gives MNIAVFGTVGAGKSTFCDILKEKLKYTLFREPLDHNPYFEDYYREMEKYCFQMQVFMLTNRVESLFEYSKWDNTIFDRSIIEDPIFVRVQRRLNIFSERDFKTYYDFYNKVIMKILNEKLKIDKIIYLKVTTETAIRRINERGRKSEIDTPNEYWDVLNDEYDKLYCDLKNKYEFIVIDANTDDLDTKINQAIKNL, from the coding sequence ATGAATATTGCAGTATTTGGAACAGTAGGTGCTGGCAAATCCACTTTTTGTGATATTTTAAAAGAAAAATTAAAGTATACATTATTTAGAGAACCTTTAGATCATAATCCTTACTTTGAAGACTATTATCGAGAAATGGAAAAATATTGTTTTCAAATGCAAGTTTTTATGTTAACAAATAGGGTAGAGTCATTATTTGAATATAGCAAATGAGACAACACAATTTTTGATCGCTCAATAATCGAAGATCCAATTTTTGTGAGGGTTCAAAGACGCCTAAATATATTTAGTGAAAGAGATTTCAAAACATATTATGATTTTTACAATAAGGTAATAATGAAAATTTTAAATGAAAAATTAAAAATTGATAAAATAATATATTTAAAGGTCACTACTGAAACAGCTATTCGACGCATTAATGAACGTGGTCGTAAGAGTGAAATAGATACGCCAAATGAATATTGAGATGTATTGAATGATGAATATGATAAACTATATTGTGATTTAAAAAATAAATATGAATTTATAGTTATTGATGCAAACACTGATGACTTAGATACAAAAATAAATCAGGCAATTAAGAACCTATAA
- the polA gene encoding DNA polymerase I, with the protein MILNKEVLLVDGNSILYRSFFSTKDFNGNTMCTKSGVYTNAVHGFLNSFFNLLTKHKFTHIYFAFDKGKKTFRHKMYNSYKANRQETPFELINQFALIRDFLKKANLQYFELDNYEADDILGNLSMIFSKDKENKVYIYSNDKDLYQLLDDNVFIINPSIKSKKLELFTKEDLYNKWSIIPKQIPDFKGLLGDASDNIKGVKGIGEKTAEKLLTKYKSLEELYEKIDTVDNDSIKKKLLNDKDSAFFSKELATIIIDLSLTNFKDEPFEINVDKAVEFLKNYELITVARTLEFNFGKTKKEEVVKYQILKTWDDNLIANEIYLYFETEQENYHFSNPVGFGIVLNNENYYYEPIFDNENEIISSDNNTKGFIDFLLKTNINTYDSKRLLYFLLKHKINIDEISIKNDMKLACYLINSNVKSSFKSNFDDLNIDHQLPDSDVVFNKGNKKSYDIDINLKANYFVSNANGLKKSQLLFSRKLEESNQFELYKNIEIPFSKILAKVEFNGVMVDLNILKILKDNTKLEIDNLEIKIKKLISLHSNEDINLASPKQLQKFLFNTLQLSNNLRQSTDKESLESIIDKHPIVPLLIEYRKISKTYNTYLVGLEKYIEKDNKIRTIYNQTLTSTGRLSSSEPNMQNLSVKDEKQKEIRKIFICNSDEKIISLDYSQIELRIVADIAEEDDLINAFNLKKDIHKETAFKIFNIIDDDITPIQRQVAKTVNFGILYGQSESSLAKELGIDKKGAMKIIENYYSTYSKLDSLQKKFYYEAKKNGYVTTIGNRRRYIPELKSPNFQIKEFGRRVSFNSPIQGTAADIIKVAMIEIDKSDISGDVQIIAQIHDEIIIIAKKKEIKIIEEKVKTIMSDAYNKMNKYVKNNHISKVRLEVNSSIADSWYYLK; encoded by the coding sequence ATGATTTTAAATAAAGAAGTCTTATTAGTTGATGGAAATTCTATTCTTTATAGGAGTTTTTTTAGTACAAAGGACTTTAACGGAAACACTATGTGTACAAAGAGCGGAGTTTATACTAATGCTGTGCACGGATTTTTAAATTCTTTTTTTAACCTATTGACAAAACATAAATTTACACATATATATTTTGCGTTTGATAAGGGTAAGAAAACATTTAGACATAAAATGTATAATTCTTATAAGGCAAATAGACAAGAAACACCATTTGAACTAATAAATCAATTTGCATTAATTAGAGATTTTCTTAAAAAAGCGAATTTGCAATATTTTGAACTTGATAACTATGAAGCTGATGATATTTTAGGAAATTTATCTATGATATTTTCAAAAGATAAAGAAAATAAAGTCTACATCTATTCAAATGATAAGGATTTATACCAGCTTTTAGATGATAATGTTTTTATCATCAATCCTTCGATTAAATCAAAAAAATTAGAATTATTTACAAAGGAAGATTTGTATAATAAATGATCAATTATTCCAAAACAAATTCCCGATTTTAAAGGTTTGCTTGGAGATGCTTCAGACAATATAAAAGGAGTTAAGGGGATTGGTGAAAAAACCGCTGAAAAATTATTAACTAAATATAAATCCTTAGAAGAACTTTATGAAAAAATTGACACGGTTGATAATGATTCAATTAAGAAGAAATTGTTAAATGATAAAGACAGCGCATTTTTTTCAAAAGAGTTAGCAACCATAATTATTGATCTAAGCCTAACAAATTTTAAAGATGAACCATTTGAAATAAACGTTGATAAGGCGGTGGAGTTTTTAAAAAATTATGAACTTATAACAGTTGCTAGAACTTTAGAATTTAATTTTGGAAAAACTAAAAAGGAAGAAGTAGTTAAGTACCAAATTTTAAAAACATGAGATGATAATTTAATTGCTAATGAAATATACTTGTATTTTGAAACTGAGCAGGAAAATTACCATTTTTCTAATCCTGTTGGTTTTGGAATAGTGTTAAATAATGAAAATTATTATTATGAGCCTATTTTTGATAATGAAAACGAAATAATATCAAGCGATAACAACACCAAAGGTTTTATTGATTTTCTTTTAAAAACAAATATAAATACATATGATTCTAAAAGACTTTTATACTTTCTTTTAAAGCATAAAATAAATATTGATGAAATATCAATAAAAAATGATATGAAATTAGCATGCTACCTAATAAATTCAAATGTTAAATCATCTTTTAAGAGCAATTTTGATGATTTAAATATTGATCATCAACTTCCTGATAGCGATGTTGTGTTTAATAAAGGGAATAAAAAATCATATGATATAGATATTAATTTAAAAGCAAATTACTTTGTATCAAATGCAAATGGCTTGAAAAAATCACAACTTTTATTTAGTCGTAAATTAGAAGAATCAAATCAATTTGAACTTTATAAAAATATTGAAATACCGTTTTCAAAAATTTTAGCAAAAGTAGAATTCAATGGTGTTATGGTTGATCTTAATATCCTAAAAATTCTTAAAGATAACACTAAATTAGAAATAGATAATTTAGAAATTAAAATTAAAAAATTAATTTCTTTACATTCAAACGAAGATATTAATTTAGCAAGCCCAAAGCAATTACAAAAATTTTTATTTAACACCCTACAGCTTTCAAACAATTTAAGACAAAGTACAGATAAAGAAAGTTTAGAATCTATTATTGATAAACACCCAATAGTTCCATTATTAATTGAGTATAGAAAAATTTCCAAAACATATAACACTTACTTAGTGGGTTTAGAGAAATATATAGAAAAAGATAACAAAATAAGAACTATTTATAACCAAACATTAACATCAACTGGGAGATTATCATCATCTGAACCAAATATGCAAAATTTAAGCGTTAAAGACGAAAAACAAAAAGAAATTAGAAAAATATTTATTTGTAATTCAGATGAAAAAATAATAAGCCTCGACTACTCACAAATTGAGTTAAGAATTGTTGCAGATATTGCCGAAGAAGATGATCTAATAAATGCTTTCAATCTTAAAAAAGATATTCATAAAGAAACAGCGTTTAAAATATTTAATATTATTGATGACGACATCACACCAATTCAACGCCAAGTAGCAAAGACTGTAAATTTTGGTATCCTATATGGTCAATCAGAATCAAGTCTTGCTAAAGAATTGGGAATTGATAAAAAGGGAGCGATGAAAATAATTGAAAATTATTATAGTACATATAGTAAGTTAGATTCCTTACAAAAAAAATTTTACTATGAGGCAAAGAAAAATGGATATGTTACAACAATTGGAAATAGAAGAAGATACATCCCAGAATTAAAATCACCTAATTTTCAAATAAAGGAATTTGGTAGGAGAGTTTCCTTTAATTCACCTATTCAAGGAACTGCCGCAGACATTATAAAGGTTGCAATGATTGAAATAGATAAAAGTGACATAAGTGGTGATGTACAAATAATAGCACAAATACATGATGAAATAATTATAATTGCAAAGAAAAAAGAAATTAAAATAATAGAGGAAAAAGTAAAGACAATTATGAGTGACGCTTATAATAAGATGAATAAATATGTAAAAAATAATCATATTTCAAAAGTTAGATTGGAGGTAAATAGTTCAATTGCAGATAGTTGATACTATTTAAAATAA
- the deoD gene encoding purine-nucleoside phosphorylase, whose translation MTPHISAKKGDIAKIVLMPGDPRRAKYITEKYLDNYKLVSEVRNMLMFTGSYKGCEISIAGSGMGCPSIGIYSYELFNMYDVDLIIRMGSAGSYIKELNVFDMVNTKEAMGESNFAKIAAGLDENVLKPGKKIFDIINETAKKNNIRIFEGRVHSSDVFYRNENSLKFANDNKLDCVEMESFALFANAIKSKKQAATILTISDSFITNEKTSPEERQNSFTNMMELALESALNYNKL comes from the coding sequence ATGACACCACATATAAGCGCAAAAAAAGGCGATATTGCAAAAATAGTTTTAATGCCCGGAGACCCTAGAAGAGCCAAGTATATTACTGAGAAATACTTAGATAATTATAAACTAGTAAGTGAGGTTAGAAACATGTTAATGTTTACGGGGTCTTACAAGGGTTGTGAAATATCTATTGCTGGAAGCGGAATGGGTTGCCCGAGCATTGGGATTTATTCTTATGAATTGTTTAATATGTACGATGTAGATTTAATTATTAGAATGGGTTCAGCGGGTAGTTATATAAAAGAATTAAATGTTTTTGATATGGTTAATACAAAGGAAGCAATGGGAGAAAGTAACTTTGCAAAAATTGCTGCCGGACTTGACGAAAATGTATTAAAACCTGGAAAAAAAATATTTGATATAATAAATGAAACCGCTAAAAAAAATAATATTAGGATATTTGAGGGAAGGGTTCACTCATCAGACGTTTTTTATAGAAATGAAAATTCGTTAAAATTTGCAAATGATAATAAACTTGACTGTGTTGAGATGGAATCGTTTGCTTTATTTGCAAATGCAATTAAATCTAAAAAACAAGCAGCAACTATACTTACAATATCAGATAGTTTTATAACAAATGAAAAAACTTCACCTGAAGAAAGACAAAATAGCTTTACAAATATGATGGAATTGGCATTAGAAAGTGCACTTAATTATAACAAATTGTAG
- the mutM gene encoding DNA-formamidopyrimidine glycosylase: MPELPEVENVVKSILKNIKGSKIIKMYILWSKLIRNIDKEEFIKIVTNKNINNVWRKGKYIIFDIETHRLVCHLRMEGKWFFLKNGKIDEYKHSTAVFIFDNGCTGYFVDTRKFGTFDLVKKDDLKLIAGIAKLGTDANDININEKEVFVKISKTSRPIKTVLLDQTVIAGIGNIYADEILFKSNIHPLKKGKSFSQELVTRIIKNSKVILDLAISYGGSTVKTFEISHGNSGNFAQFLNVYQRQNKPCTVCEGVIKRIVISGRGTHFCESCQHY, from the coding sequence ATGCCAGAATTGCCGGAAGTTGAAAATGTTGTAAAGTCAATACTAAAAAATATTAAAGGTTCTAAAATTATCAAAATGTATATTTTATGAAGTAAATTAATTAGAAATATAGATAAAGAAGAATTTATAAAAATAGTTACAAATAAAAATATAAATAATGTGTGGAGAAAAGGAAAATATATAATTTTCGATATCGAAACACATCGATTAGTTTGTCATTTAAGAATGGAAGGTAAATGATTTTTTCTTAAAAATGGTAAGATAGATGAATATAAACATTCTACTGCAGTATTTATTTTTGATAATGGTTGTACAGGATATTTTGTTGACACTAGAAAGTTTGGTACATTTGATCTTGTTAAAAAAGATGACCTCAAACTTATAGCTGGAATCGCAAAATTAGGAACAGATGCTAATGACATTAATATCAATGAAAAGGAAGTGTTTGTAAAAATATCAAAAACAAGCAGGCCAATAAAAACGGTACTATTAGACCAAACTGTAATAGCTGGAATTGGTAATATATATGCCGATGAAATATTATTTAAATCAAATATTCACCCGCTAAAAAAAGGAAAGTCATTTTCTCAGGAGTTAGTTACAAGAATTATAAAAAATTCTAAAGTTATTTTAGACTTAGCTATTTCTTATGGAGGTTCCACGGTTAAAACATTTGAAATTTCGCATGGAAACAGTGGTAATTTTGCCCAGTTTCTTAATGTTTATCAAAGACAAAACAAACCTTGTACGGTTTGTGAGGGTGTAATCAAACGTATTGTTATATCAGGCCGAGGAACGCATTTTTGTGAAAGTTGTCAACACTATTAA
- a CDS encoding phosphoglycerate kinase, which produces MKKSLKDISVKNKIVLVRVDFNVPIKDGVISDENRINAALPTIEYLVANDAKIVLFSHLGRIKSEDDKKSKSLEPIAKALQSKIKQPLVFIPETRGKKLEDAIKSLKPKEILIFENTRFEDVINNEVVKNESKNNPELGKYWASLGDVFVNDAFGTAHRAHASNVGIATNIKESCLGFLVEREVEMLTKGVQNPEKPFVAIIGGAKVSDKIAVIDNLLTKADKIIIGGGMAYTFLKAQGHKIGKSLCEEDKLELAKNYLSRSNGKIILPIDSANAEEFADVKPTYSGVDLPDDVMGLDIGPKSVELFESVLKGAKTVAWNGPMGVFEFKNFKNGTEKVCEAIASIKGAFTLIGGGDSAAAAIQMGFQNKFTHISTGGGASLEFMEGKKLPGIECISDK; this is translated from the coding sequence ATGAAAAAATCATTAAAAGATATTAGTGTAAAAAATAAAATAGTTTTAGTTAGAGTTGATTTTAATGTCCCCATAAAGGATGGTGTTATAAGTGATGAAAACCGAATAAATGCTGCATTACCAACAATTGAATACTTAGTTGCTAATGATGCTAAAATAGTTTTATTTTCACATTTAGGAAGAATAAAGTCAGAAGATGATAAAAAATCAAAATCATTAGAACCAATTGCTAAGGCTCTACAAAGTAAAATTAAACAACCTTTAGTTTTTATACCAGAAACTAGAGGCAAAAAACTAGAAGATGCAATAAAATCTTTAAAACCAAAAGAAATTCTAATTTTTGAAAACACACGTTTTGAGGATGTTATTAATAACGAAGTTGTTAAAAATGAATCAAAAAATAATCCTGAATTAGGAAAATATTGAGCTAGTTTGGGTGATGTTTTTGTAAATGATGCATTTGGAACAGCACATAGAGCACATGCGTCAAACGTTGGAATTGCAACAAACATAAAGGAAAGTTGTTTAGGATTCTTAGTTGAAAGAGAAGTAGAGATGCTAACAAAAGGTGTACAAAATCCCGAAAAACCATTTGTTGCAATTATAGGTGGAGCAAAAGTTTCAGATAAAATAGCTGTGATTGATAACTTGTTAACAAAAGCAGACAAAATTATTATCGGTGGAGGAATGGCGTATACATTTCTAAAAGCGCAGGGGCACAAAATTGGAAAATCATTATGTGAAGAAGACAAATTAGAACTTGCTAAAAATTATTTGTCAAGATCTAATGGAAAAATTATCCTACCAATAGACTCTGCAAATGCAGAAGAATTTGCCGATGTCAAGCCCACATATTCTGGAGTTGATTTACCAGATGATGTAATGGGGTTGGATATTGGTCCAAAATCTGTTGAATTATTTGAAAGTGTTTTAAAAGGAGCAAAAACTGTTGCTTGAAATGGACCAATGGGGGTTTTTGAATTTAAAAACTTTAAGAATGGTACTGAAAAAGTGTGTGAAGCAATTGCTTCAATTAAAGGTGCCTTTACATTAATTGGTGGAGGAGATTCTGCAGCAGCAGCAATTCAAATGGGATTTCAAAACAAATTTACACACATATCCACTGGTGGAGGAGCGTCATTAGAATTTATGGAAGGTAAAAAACTTCCTGGAATTGAATGTATAAGTGATAAATAA
- the gap gene encoding type I glyceraldehyde-3-phosphate dehydrogenase — MKKIAINGFGRIGRLTFRQLFDMKDIEIVAINDLTDAKVLAYLLEYDTAQGHFKTGKISSKDDHIIVDGKQIKVLAERDASKLPWSSMNIDLVVESTGFYTSKDSAEAHIKAGAKKVAISAPATGDLNTFVYGVNSKDMKKEDIIFSGGSCTTNCLALMAKVIDDNFGIVEGFMNTIHSVTNDQKLLDLPHSDLRRGRAAPWNIVPTKTGAAAAIGKVIPNLTGKLDGLALRVPTITGSIVDLTVVLEKKVSATDINTAIEKAIKADKEMAEAFQYNTAPIVSGDIIGSKYGSIFDSTLTNVMEVNGKQLVKVFSWYDNENSFTSQFVRLIKKAIAL; from the coding sequence ATGAAAAAAATAGCGATAAATGGGTTCGGAAGAATTGGACGATTGACATTTAGACAATTATTTGATATGAAGGATATAGAAATTGTTGCGATTAACGATCTAACTGATGCTAAGGTTCTAGCATATCTATTAGAATATGATACAGCGCAAGGACATTTTAAGACAGGTAAGATATCAAGTAAAGATGACCACATTATTGTTGATGGTAAACAAATTAAAGTATTGGCAGAAAGAGATGCTTCAAAATTACCGTGATCAAGTATGAATATTGATTTAGTGGTTGAATCTACAGGGTTTTATACAAGTAAAGATAGTGCAGAAGCACACATAAAAGCGGGAGCAAAAAAAGTTGCAATTTCTGCACCAGCAACTGGTGATTTAAATACATTTGTTTATGGTGTAAACTCAAAAGATATGAAAAAGGAAGATATTATTTTTTCAGGAGGTTCATGTACAACAAACTGTTTAGCATTGATGGCAAAAGTTATTGATGATAATTTCGGAATCGTTGAAGGATTTATGAATACAATTCACTCTGTTACAAATGACCAAAAATTATTAGATCTACCACATAGTGACCTACGTCGTGGACGTGCTGCACCTTGAAATATTGTGCCAACAAAAACAGGAGCAGCAGCAGCAATAGGAAAAGTAATTCCAAATCTAACAGGTAAACTTGATGGATTGGCATTACGTGTACCAACAATTACAGGTTCAATTGTAGACCTAACAGTTGTATTAGAAAAAAAAGTATCAGCAACAGACATTAATACTGCAATTGAAAAAGCAATTAAAGCAGATAAAGAAATGGCAGAAGCTTTCCAATATAATACAGCCCCTATTGTTTCTGGTGATATTATCGGTTCAAAATATGGTTCAATTTTTGATTCTACCTTAACAAATGTTATGGAAGTTAACGGAAAACAACTTGTTAAAGTATTTTCATGATATGATAATGAAAATTCATTTACTTCACAATTTGTTCGTTTAATTAAGAAAGCAATAGCTTTATAA